The stretch of DNA aaaaatgacacctttaatatcaaaattaatatcaAAATGCAAACTTTTTTTTACCTCGATTATCAGCAAAACTCGAGTGATAGTGAAATCGGGTTGCCTCAAGCATCTTCGAAACCTCATGGGTACTCTCAGAAGCTTTCAGAAAATGATCATCAAGATCATTAAATAGCTTAACTAAATTAATACTTTTACCACTCATTCTTTTTGCATCACCTAAACTTGAATCTACTTGCTTAACCTTCTTCATACTCTtcccagcagcaacaacaacgtCAACAACATTCGGAGGAGGAGGCGGCGGAGTATCCAGAGGAGGTTCATCCACCGCTACAACCTCCGGCATGGGTTCCTCCAAATCGCCCCATTCTATTCGAACCAATCCATTAGCCTTCATCTCCAGCCAGAGCCTATTTTCCGTCGGAGAGGGGAGAGAGAGATGGAAAAGATTGAGAACAGCTAGGGGCGATTAGGCTCATCCACGCCTGGCGGTGACAAACGCTGAAGC from Cannabis sativa cultivar Pink pepper isolate KNU-18-1 chromosome 2, ASM2916894v1, whole genome shotgun sequence encodes:
- the LOC115718805 gene encoding uncharacterized protein LOC115718805 is translated as MKANGLVRIEWGDLEEPMPEVVAVDEPPLDTPPPPPPNVVDVVVAAGKSMKKVKQVDSSLGDAKRMSGKSINLVKLFNDLDDHFLKASESTHEVSKMLEATRFHYHSSFADNREHIDHSARVMCVITWNRSFSGQFNIEDGQV